In Gossypium raimondii isolate GPD5lz chromosome 12, ASM2569854v1, whole genome shotgun sequence, a single window of DNA contains:
- the LOC105762129 gene encoding SPX domain-containing protein 3-like gives MYFLVPNPIGLAKILKKYDKRTGGLLRLPFIQKVLKQPFFTTDLVSNLVKECENTIDEVLFPIEEDKEETKEQKGAIMVATEPVKGIFRNTVAALLTMEEIRRVSSTKDHFSLPPLNLSHSHLIHSFQLNSPIPIL, from the exons ATGTATTTTCTGGTTCCCAATCCAATCG GGTTGGCAAAGATATTGAAGAAATATGACAAGCGAACAGGTGGGTTATTACGGTTGCCCTTCATCCAAAAAGTGCTGAAGCAACCATTTTTCACGACCGATCTCGTTTCAAATCTGGTTAAAGAATGCGAAAACACCATTGATGAAGTATTATTCCccattgaagaagataaagaagaaacaaaggaaCAAAAAGGAGCAATAATGGTAGCAACAGAGCCAGTGAAAGGGATATTTAGAAACACTGTTGCAGCACTATTAACCATGGAAGAAATTAGAAGAGTGAGCTCTACTAAAGACCATTTCTCTTTGCCTCCTCTTAACTTGTCCCACAGTCATCTCATTCACTCCTTCCAACTCAACTCACCAATCCCCATTCTTTGA